One window of Eublepharis macularius isolate TG4126 chromosome 17, MPM_Emac_v1.0, whole genome shotgun sequence genomic DNA carries:
- the PIGW gene encoding phosphatidylinositol-glycan biosynthesis class W protein, with the protein MSQKLLKEDFISNLNGTSLLEISIGLTLAPLCLLSRGLLLILYFLHNGRPLGSRSTHFFLDFSVLVVPPVLCCTVLAPILPWVILCIAAFCAGLVYKIYCRRTTYVKVPFWQILSDFLRASLEPEYVPSLTVFRVYVNVLTSISILAVDFPQYPRRYAKTETYGTGVMDFGVGAFVFGNAVVCPEVRLKGGEVQSKFFYLARQFFAVWPLFLLGFGRLMSVKVAEYHEHTSEYGVHWNFFFTLAVVRMAASLLLSLFPVRKAWIVATTLAVVYECFLAFTPLKMFILHGSDGRGSRAGFLDANREGVFSVIGYLAIYMASVQVGLYLLKKKRGSVREWVGVIHSFLLAILVLFLFLHAVQTYVETISRRMANLPFCVWVVAHGLSLLSCFLVSDLVLVFAKFLVDGASVPCSWNFVQLSATNKKHDLELRDGQTIPQSVCMVSAVNKNQLLYFLLANILTGLVNMMVDTIHSNTVLAMFVLHVYMLTNCLVMYILQAKNVILKWW; encoded by the coding sequence ATGTCACAGAAACTCTTAAAAGAAGACTTTATAAGTAACCTAAATGGAACATCCTTGCTTGAGATTTCCATCGGTTTAACCCTGGCACCATTATGTCTGCTATCCAGAGGACTGCTGTTGATCTTGTATTTTCTGCACAATGGAAGACCGTTAGGTTCAAGGAGCACCCATTTTTTCCTGGACTTCAGTGTTTTAGTGGTCCCTCCTGTGCTTTGCTGTACAGTTCTGGCTCCCATCCTCCCCTGGGTAATACTCTGCATTGCAGCATTCTGCGCAGGCTTGGTTTATAAAATATACTGTAGAAGAACGACTTACGTCAAAGTGCCATTTTGGCAAATCCTAAGCGATTTTCTGAGGGCAAGTTTAGAACCAGAGTATGTTCCTTCCTTAACCGTCTTCCGAGTGTATGTCAATGTGTTAACATCCATCAGCATTCTGGCTGTGGATTTTCCACAGTACCCTCGCCGATATGCCAAAACGGAGACGTATGGAACAGGAGTTATGGATTTTGGAGTTGGAGCTTTTGTTTTTGGAAATGCTGTGGTTTGTCCAGAAGTTCGGCTAAAAGGGGGTGAGGTACAGAGCAAATTCTTCTACCTTGCTAGGCAGTTCTTTGCTGTGTGGCCTCTGTTCCTCCTTGGCTTTGGACGACTGATGAGCGTTAAGGTGGCGGAGTACCACGAACACACATCGGAGTATGGTGTCCACTGGAACTTCTTCTTCACTCTAGCCGTCGTACGAATGGCAGCATCTTTGCTGTTGTCTTTATTTCCTGTGCGCAAAGCATGGATTGTAGCCACAACCCTTGCTGTCGTTTATGAATGTTTTCTTGCCTTTACACCCTTGAAGATGTTTATCTTACATGGGAGTGATGGGCGAGGCTCGAGGGCTGGGTTTTTAGATGCCAACAGAGAGGGTGTCTTTTCTGTCATTGGCTACCTTGCCATCTACATGGCAAGTGTGCAAGTGGGCTTgtatttgcttaaaaaaaaaagaggctctGTCCGAGAGTGGGTGGGAGTGATACACTCCTTCCTATTGGCAATTCTTGTTCTCTTTTTGTTTCTCCATGCAGTTCAAACATACGTGGAAACCATATCCCGACGGATGGCAAATCTGCCGTTTTGTGTCTGGGTTGTAGCTCATGGCTTGTCACTCCTTAGCTGTTTTTTAGTGTCTGATCTTGTTTTGGTTTTTGCAAAGTTTCTAGTGGATGGGGCTAGTGTTCCTTGCAGTTGGAATTTTGTCCAGCTGTCTGCAACAAATAAAAAGCATGATTTGGAACTTCGGGATGGACAAACGATACCCCAAAGTGTGTGCATGGTCAGTGCCGTTAACAAAAACCAGCTGCTTTATTTCTTGCTAGCAAATATCTTGACTGGCCTTGTGAACATGATGGTTGATACAATTCACAGTAACACAGTTTTGGCCATGTTTGTTCTGCATGTATACATGCTTACAAACTGTTTGGTTATGTATATATTGCAAGCAAAAAATGTCATCTTAAAGTGGTGGtaa